Proteins encoded by one window of uncultured Ilyobacter sp.:
- a CDS encoding PhoU domain-containing protein, with product MKNLHERINSINEHFIEMAKNVERLLRINMEMLKNKSFEKVLYGEARMVEDIINSYEVKIKEDSIITIAMFQPAARDLRSLLSTLEGTKILERMGDLLLDNVQLIREMEKKGELHKPYLYLVEKVAEKVEEVYSMYTEALVGRDDTKVYTILALDEEVNEIRDDTVEKLIQVMKENSENIEFGNLILLSTKKYERISDKIMQLGKSLVYDISGDNIRKKELIKKD from the coding sequence ATGAAAAATTTGCACGAAAGAATAAACTCGATAAATGAGCATTTCATTGAGATGGCTAAAAATGTAGAGAGATTGCTCAGGATTAACATGGAGATGCTGAAGAATAAATCTTTTGAAAAAGTTCTTTATGGAGAAGCCAGGATGGTTGAGGATATTATAAACAGTTATGAAGTTAAGATAAAAGAGGACTCCATTATAACTATAGCTATGTTTCAGCCAGCAGCAAGGGACCTGAGGTCACTTTTGAGTACCTTAGAGGGGACCAAGATTCTCGAAAGAATGGGTGATCTGCTTTTAGACAACGTCCAGCTTATAAGAGAGATGGAAAAAAAGGGAGAATTGCATAAGCCATATCTGTATCTGGTAGAGAAGGTGGCAGAAAAGGTAGAGGAAGTGTATAGTATGTATACTGAAGCTTTAGTAGGAAGAGATGATACGAAGGTATACACTATTCTTGCCCTAGATGAAGAGGTGAACGAGATAAGGGACGACACTGTGGAAAAACTAATTCAAGTAATGAAGGAAAATTCTGAAAATATTGAGTTTGGAAATTTGATTCTTCTTTCAACAAAAAAATATGAAAGAATTTCAGATAAAATTATGCAGCTAGGAAAAAGTTTGGTATACGACATCAGTGGAGATAATATCAGAAAGAAAGAGCTGATAAAAAAGGATTAG
- a CDS encoding response regulator transcription factor: MKVLIVEDDIEIQQLVDYFFKKDGYEVQSVGDGLDGLKILKTFKPELVILDIMLPSLDGKNFAKIVRDLPDQYGEPVIIMLTAKTEIEDVLEGLELGANDYMKKPFDPRELILRAKKLISGEVRESKRYAFGAVTIDDDRHLVTEDGVEVELSKKEYDLLRLLLKNKGIVLSREKILDRVWQTNYYPGDRSVDIYISKLRDKLKSISKNIRTVKGVGYKLEDRKEYYSKEK; encoded by the coding sequence ATGAAGGTACTTATAGTAGAAGACGACATTGAAATACAACAGTTAGTTGATTATTTTTTTAAAAAAGATGGATATGAAGTGCAATCTGTAGGAGACGGACTAGACGGTCTTAAGATCTTGAAAACTTTTAAACCCGAGCTTGTAATACTGGACATAATGCTTCCAAGCCTTGATGGAAAGAACTTCGCAAAAATAGTGAGAGATCTTCCAGATCAATATGGAGAGCCAGTGATAATAATGCTTACAGCAAAGACTGAGATAGAGGATGTCCTCGAGGGGTTAGAGTTAGGAGCCAACGATTACATGAAAAAGCCCTTTGATCCCAGAGAGCTGATATTAAGAGCAAAAAAACTAATCTCTGGAGAGGTGAGAGAGAGTAAAAGATATGCCTTTGGAGCAGTGACCATAGATGATGACAGACATCTGGTGACTGAAGATGGGGTAGAAGTAGAGCTCTCTAAAAAGGAGTATGACCTTCTGCGTCTGCTACTTAAGAACAAAGGTATAGTCCTGTCTAGAGAGAAAATCCTAGACAGGGTTTGGCAGACTAACTACTATCCAGGAGATAGGTCTGTGGATATTTATATCTCTAAACTGAGGGATAAATTGAAGAGTATCTCTAAAAATATACGAACAGTAAAGGGTGTGGGGTACAAACTAGAAGATAGAAAAGAATACTATTCTAAAGAGAAATAA
- the pflB gene encoding formate C-acetyltransferase — protein MKKFDPWSDFKEGKWQENIDVRDFIQKNYTPYEGDELFLSGPTERTRELFEKFEELRKTELERNGVVDINTDTVSSLLTYDAGYLDKDKEIIVGIQTDKPLKRGVNPFGGIKMTRQAVEAYGYELDQKIEDYFAYKTTHNDGVFRVYNEAMKTARSTGIITGLPDAYGRGRIIGDYRRVPLYGVDHLLEEKKKDKIIYGRKKMTEENIRLLEELYKQIDFLKKMKEMAKLYGCDISTPAKNSKEAVQWLYFAYLASVKEQNGAAMSLGRVSTFLDIYFQRDIDRGILTEKASQEIIDDFILKLRMVRQLRTPEYNELFAGDPNWITEVIGGTGSDGRTMVTKSSYRFLNTLYTLAPAPEPNLTVLWSESLPVNFKRFCAKVSMDTDSIQYENDDLMRPRYGDDYGIACCVSAMKIGKQMQYFGARCNMPKILLMALNGGRDEVSGKQTGPEMEPFQCKPLNYDDVIKRLKLYREWLCELYVNTMNIIHFMHDKYAYEKTQMALHDTEVERSMAFGMAGLSVVADSLSAIKYAKVTPVKDERGIITDFDVEGDFPKFGNNDDRVDSIAAELTEDFIGDLKKHETYRNAVHALSILTITSNVVYGKKTGSTPDGRKKGEPFAPGANPMHNREKKGALASLTSVAKIPYDACRDGISCTFSIPPKTLGKTEEDRKTILTSILDGYFSQNAHHLNVNVLDKEKLEDAMFHPEKYPNLTIRVSGYAVNFNSLSLEQQKEVISRTFHSEI, from the coding sequence ATGAAAAAATTTGATCCATGGAGTGATTTTAAAGAAGGCAAGTGGCAAGAAAATATTGATGTAAGGGATTTTATACAAAAAAACTACACCCCCTATGAGGGAGATGAGTTATTTTTAAGCGGACCCACTGAAAGGACAAGGGAACTTTTTGAAAAATTTGAAGAACTGAGAAAGACGGAGTTAGAAAGAAACGGTGTGGTGGACATAAACACAGACACTGTATCTTCACTGCTGACTTATGATGCTGGTTATCTAGATAAAGATAAAGAGATAATAGTAGGGATACAAACTGATAAACCCCTAAAAAGAGGTGTAAACCCCTTTGGTGGAATAAAGATGACTAGACAGGCTGTAGAGGCCTATGGATACGAACTTGACCAAAAAATAGAGGACTATTTTGCATACAAGACTACCCATAATGATGGTGTTTTCAGGGTGTACAATGAGGCTATGAAGACAGCAAGGAGTACGGGAATAATCACAGGGCTCCCAGATGCCTATGGAAGAGGTAGGATTATAGGGGACTACAGAAGAGTGCCCCTATACGGAGTGGACCACCTTTTAGAGGAAAAGAAAAAAGATAAAATAATATACGGGCGGAAAAAAATGACCGAGGAAAATATCCGACTCCTCGAAGAACTTTATAAGCAGATCGATTTTTTGAAAAAAATGAAAGAGATGGCAAAGCTTTATGGATGTGATATATCGACTCCCGCTAAAAATTCCAAAGAGGCTGTTCAGTGGCTTTATTTTGCCTATCTCGCATCAGTAAAAGAGCAAAATGGTGCCGCCATGTCTCTTGGAAGGGTAAGCACATTCTTAGATATTTATTTTCAGCGGGATATAGATAGAGGAATTCTCACAGAAAAAGCCTCTCAGGAGATAATAGATGATTTTATACTGAAGCTTAGAATGGTAAGACAGTTAAGGACTCCAGAATACAATGAACTTTTTGCAGGAGACCCCAATTGGATAACTGAAGTTATAGGGGGGACCGGAAGCGACGGGAGAACAATGGTAACTAAAAGTTCTTACAGGTTTTTAAACACCCTCTATACCCTCGCTCCGGCACCTGAACCAAATCTGACCGTACTCTGGTCAGAGTCCCTTCCTGTAAACTTTAAAAGGTTCTGTGCCAAGGTATCCATGGACACAGACTCTATACAGTATGAAAATGATGACCTCATGAGACCTAGATACGGAGATGACTATGGGATAGCCTGTTGTGTATCTGCTATGAAGATAGGGAAACAGATGCAGTATTTCGGGGCCAGATGTAATATGCCAAAAATACTTCTCATGGCATTAAATGGAGGAAGAGACGAGGTTTCAGGGAAACAGACAGGTCCGGAGATGGAGCCTTTTCAGTGTAAACCTTTGAATTATGATGATGTAATAAAAAGACTGAAGCTTTACAGAGAGTGGCTCTGCGAACTCTATGTGAATACCATGAATATTATCCACTTTATGCATGACAAGTACGCCTATGAGAAGACTCAGATGGCTCTTCATGACACCGAGGTGGAAAGGTCTATGGCCTTTGGGATGGCTGGTTTATCGGTTGTGGCTGATTCCCTAAGTGCCATAAAATATGCCAAGGTTACCCCTGTAAAGGATGAGAGAGGGATAATCACAGACTTTGATGTAGAGGGAGATTTCCCAAAATTTGGAAATAATGACGACAGAGTTGACTCTATAGCCGCAGAATTAACAGAAGATTTTATAGGAGATCTGAAAAAGCACGAAACTTATAGAAATGCAGTGCATGCCCTGTCTATACTGACCATAACTTCCAATGTGGTCTATGGAAAGAAGACAGGTTCCACTCCAGATGGCAGAAAAAAAGGAGAGCCCTTTGCACCAGGAGCCAACCCAATGCATAATAGGGAGAAAAAGGGGGCCTTAGCTTCCCTTACTTCTGTGGCGAAGATTCCTTATGATGCATGCCGTGACGGAATATCATGTACCTTTAGCATTCCTCCAAAAACTCTAGGAAAGACAGAGGAGGACAGGAAGACTATTCTTACTTCTATATTAGATGGTTATTTTTCCCAGAATGCCCACCATCTCAATGTAAACGTACTAGATAAAGAAAAACTTGAAGACGCCATGTTTCACCCAGAGAAATATCCAAATCTAACTATACGTGTATCTGGATATGCCGTAAACTTCAACTCTCTCAGCCTAGAGCAGCAAAAAGAGGTTATAAGCAGAACTTTTCATAGTGAAATATAA
- the pstC gene encoding phosphate ABC transporter permease subunit PstC: MDIRKIKDTFMKHTIFGVAAFNILIVFSIFFYVFTNGMKFFGEGSITDFLLGKTWIPLSDLYGFLPLLAGSFWVSIIALAISIPLSLFTAIYISEYASKKTREIFKVLIETMAALPSVVLGYIGLYVFSKYIRDIFGLNSGLTALNGGVLLAIMAIPTMVSIADDAIMALDKSYKEASLAIGANKLETIVKVLLPAAFPGIFAGIMLGFGRIIGETMTVLMVTGNSPILNAGPLTAVRTLTATIAAEMGEVTIGDQHYYSLFTLGIVLFAISFLTNTVADHFIHKSRKNIG, translated from the coding sequence ATGGATATTAGGAAGATCAAAGACACCTTTATGAAGCACACGATATTTGGTGTAGCAGCATTTAATATTTTAATAGTATTTTCAATATTTTTCTATGTTTTCACCAATGGAATGAAGTTCTTTGGGGAGGGAAGTATAACCGATTTCTTATTAGGAAAGACTTGGATACCCCTTTCAGACTTGTACGGTTTTTTACCACTTTTAGCAGGGAGCTTTTGGGTGAGTATTATAGCTTTAGCAATTTCCATACCCCTGAGTTTGTTTACAGCAATATACATATCAGAATATGCAAGTAAAAAGACAAGGGAAATTTTTAAGGTACTTATCGAAACCATGGCAGCCCTTCCGTCAGTTGTACTAGGATATATTGGACTATATGTATTTTCAAAATATATAAGAGATATTTTCGGGCTGAACTCAGGTCTGACCGCTTTAAACGGAGGGGTACTCCTAGCTATCATGGCGATACCTACAATGGTAAGTATTGCTGACGATGCCATTATGGCCCTTGATAAATCCTATAAAGAAGCTTCTCTGGCTATTGGAGCCAACAAGCTTGAAACAATAGTAAAGGTACTTCTGCCGGCGGCATTTCCGGGAATATTTGCCGGGATAATGTTAGGGTTCGGGAGAATTATAGGAGAGACTATGACGGTATTGATGGTGACAGGTAATTCACCGATTCTAAATGCTGGGCCTCTTACTGCAGTAAGGACACTGACAGCTACTATAGCGGCAGAGATGGGAGAGGTTACTATAGGGGATCAACACTACTACTCGCTATTTACATTAGGTATAGTGCTCTTTGCAATAAGTTTTCTGACAAACACCGTTGCAGATCACTTTATCCATAAATCCAGAAAGAACATAGGCTAA
- a CDS encoding PhoH family protein, whose amino-acid sequence MANYIVDTNIIIANPFFLREFKECTVMIPIYVLEELDKLKSREGNSGFRARQFLRNFKDIEERGNLLQGIELKNGVILKSTLEKPAVELPENFDVNYVDNKILSIMLAEAHKNDILLTNDISMRIKASSMGINCKHLDMSDKHKLDDLYNGILELKVSEESVKKFYSENGIDPKDLGIEVIHPNQFFIGYTDYSYSKIIGRYDFEKEKIVKLHNEDYTVFGVKAKDVRQKFALEALLNPKIPFVSITSRQGCGKTLLALAAALEQVIEQSIYSKVIIGKNTSPIDKWNYQGFTTGATEEKLLTHFGNYTTTLENLQNIRGKRSKSGADMLNALINQDKLEILDISSILGSSFIDKIVIIDEAQSFDAHAIRSIITRIGDNCKLILIGDIAQQTISRLDPDKSGLYVAIEWLKEIPETAHITLDRVHRSSFVDKASRIFDKKMFG is encoded by the coding sequence ATGGCAAATTACATAGTGGATACTAATATCATAATTGCAAATCCATTTTTTTTAAGAGAATTCAAAGAATGCACTGTAATGATTCCCATCTATGTTTTAGAGGAACTTGACAAACTCAAATCTAGAGAAGGAAACAGCGGTTTCAGAGCCAGGCAGTTTCTGAGAAACTTCAAGGATATAGAGGAAAGGGGAAACCTCCTGCAAGGGATAGAGCTGAAAAACGGTGTTATTTTAAAGAGCACCCTTGAAAAACCAGCAGTGGAACTCCCGGAAAATTTTGATGTCAATTATGTGGACAACAAGATTCTTTCCATAATGCTTGCCGAAGCCCATAAAAATGACATTCTCCTTACAAATGATATAAGCATGAGGATCAAGGCATCTTCAATGGGGATAAACTGCAAACATCTCGATATGTCTGACAAGCACAAATTGGATGATCTCTACAACGGGATTTTAGAGCTAAAGGTCAGCGAAGAGAGTGTAAAAAAGTTTTATTCTGAAAACGGTATAGATCCAAAGGATCTGGGTATAGAGGTTATACACCCCAACCAGTTTTTCATTGGGTACACCGACTATTCCTACAGCAAGATCATAGGAAGATACGACTTTGAAAAAGAAAAAATAGTAAAACTTCACAATGAAGATTACACAGTTTTTGGAGTCAAAGCTAAGGATGTAAGACAAAAATTTGCCCTAGAGGCTCTTTTGAATCCGAAAATACCATTTGTCTCCATCACCTCAAGACAGGGATGCGGTAAGACACTATTAGCCCTAGCCGCTGCACTAGAACAGGTAATAGAGCAAAGCATATACAGCAAGGTGATTATCGGAAAAAACACCTCTCCCATAGACAAGTGGAATTATCAGGGGTTCACCACTGGAGCCACTGAAGAAAAACTCCTGACACATTTCGGGAACTATACTACAACACTTGAAAACCTCCAAAATATCCGTGGTAAAAGAAGCAAAAGCGGAGCCGACATGCTAAATGCCCTCATAAATCAGGATAAACTGGAAATACTAGATATCTCCTCTATACTTGGGTCTAGCTTTATCGACAAAATAGTAATCATAGATGAGGCCCAGTCCTTTGATGCCCATGCCATAAGGTCTATCATCACTAGAATAGGAGACAACTGCAAGCTCATTCTAATAGGAGATATTGCCCAGCAGACAATCTCAAGGTTGGACCCGGACAAATCTGGTCTTTATGTGGCTATAGAATGGCTCAAAGAGATACCTGAGACGGCTCATATTACCCTTGACAGAGTTCACAGAAGCAGTTTTGTAGACAAGGCTAGCCGTATCTTCGATAAAAAAATGTTCGGGTAA
- a CDS encoding GrdX family protein — translation MKYIIVTNNSKVYNFYKETDEIIHLKDGNFYEVLTLVREKVHEGHILLSDPIFSNIECCENPFKSIAISVITDPENEESVKLMEGAMKISKKLICSQNHKSLPSEILEEYRFIDLNLIRDGIVEIR, via the coding sequence ATGAAATATATTATTGTAACAAACAATAGTAAGGTCTATAATTTTTATAAAGAAACAGATGAAATTATTCATCTGAAAGATGGTAATTTTTACGAAGTACTTACTCTTGTGAGAGAAAAGGTTCACGAGGGCCACATCCTTCTTTCTGATCCCATTTTTTCAAATATAGAATGCTGTGAAAATCCGTTTAAATCAATAGCTATATCTGTAATTACTGACCCTGAAAATGAAGAATCGGTAAAGCTTATGGAAGGAGCCATGAAGATTTCAAAAAAACTTATATGTTCGCAAAATCATAAATCTTTGCCATCTGAAATACTAGAAGAATATCGTTTTATCGACCTCAACCTAATAAGAGACGGAATCGTTGAGATCAGATAA
- the pstB gene encoding phosphate ABC transporter ATP-binding protein PstB, with translation MEKNIRLSVKNFNFYYGNFQALNNINMDVGKNKVTALIGPSGCGKSTFLRSINRMNDLIDISKYEGIIELDENDIFDKKYDIVELRKNIGMVFQKPNPFPKTIYENIVYGPKLHGTRDKKKLDEIVEGSLKAVALWDEVKDKLHQSALGLSGGQQQRLCIARAIAVEPEILLMDEPTSALDPISTLKVEKLIRELAKDYTIIIVTHNMQQAARVSEYTGFFYQGVLEEFGPTEKIFTNPDNKKTEDYITGKFG, from the coding sequence ATGGAAAAGAATATAAGACTTAGTGTTAAAAATTTCAACTTTTACTATGGAAATTTCCAAGCGTTAAATAATATAAATATGGATGTGGGAAAAAACAAGGTGACAGCCCTTATCGGTCCTTCAGGCTGTGGTAAATCTACGTTTTTAAGATCTATCAACAGAATGAATGATCTCATAGATATTTCAAAATATGAGGGAATTATCGAACTAGATGAAAATGATATATTTGATAAAAAATATGATATAGTTGAACTGAGAAAAAATATAGGAATGGTATTTCAAAAGCCAAACCCTTTCCCAAAAACAATATATGAAAATATCGTATATGGGCCTAAGCTTCACGGAACAAGAGATAAAAAGAAGCTAGATGAGATAGTAGAGGGAAGTCTAAAGGCGGTAGCTCTCTGGGATGAGGTGAAGGACAAGCTTCATCAGTCGGCCCTTGGACTCTCTGGAGGACAGCAGCAGAGACTTTGCATCGCAAGGGCCATTGCTGTAGAACCTGAGATACTTCTTATGGACGAGCCTACTTCTGCTCTAGACCCCATATCTACTCTTAAAGTAGAAAAATTGATCAGAGAGCTGGCAAAGGATTATACCATAATAATAGTAACTCATAATATGCAGCAGGCGGCAAGAGTTTCAGAGTACACAGGATTTTTCTATCAGGGAGTATTAGAAGAGTTTGGACCTACGGAAAAGATATTTACCAATCCTGATAACAAGAAGACAGAAGACTACATCACAGGAAAGTTTGGATAA
- a CDS encoding MogA/MoaB family molybdenum cofactor biosynthesis protein, with the protein MFKAVVICLSDKGYRGEREDKSSQVIIEILEKNNFEVVENILLPDDYYLLKHALREICDSKAADLILTTGGTGFSKRDITPEATLEVIEKAVPGIPEAIRAYSMTITKRAMLSRAVAGIRNDTLIINMPGSPKAVKESLEYIMSSLHHGLEILKGQASECATDSNKL; encoded by the coding sequence ATGTTTAAAGCTGTAGTTATATGTCTCAGTGACAAGGGGTATAGGGGTGAAAGAGAGGATAAAAGCAGTCAGGTTATAATTGAAATTCTAGAAAAAAATAACTTCGAGGTTGTAGAAAATATTTTGCTTCCTGATGACTACTATCTTCTAAAGCATGCCCTTAGAGAAATATGTGATTCAAAAGCGGCTGACCTCATTCTTACAACTGGGGGAACAGGGTTCTCTAAACGGGATATCACCCCAGAAGCCACCCTTGAGGTAATTGAAAAAGCGGTGCCTGGAATACCTGAGGCCATAAGGGCATACTCTATGACCATAACCAAGAGGGCCATGTTATCCCGGGCAGTGGCTGGAATAAGAAATGATACCCTAATAATAAACATGCCAGGAAGCCCCAAGGCTGTGAAAGAATCTCTTGAGTATATAATGAGCAGCTTGCATCATGGTCTAGAGATACTCAAAGGTCAGGCTTCAGAGTGTGCCACAGATAGTAATAAGTTATAA
- a CDS encoding PstS family phosphate ABC transporter substrate-binding protein, which produces MRRTLIAAFIVTAGLLTINQEASAFFGFGKKNKAEVVQVVGSDTCLNVTQHITESYMKGHKDARIAVTGGGSGVGIAAAINGTTDIAMASRSAKSSEMEKAEANGKKLEEVVFGWDGIGVIVNKNNPINALSKEVIGKIFEGKITNWKEVGGKDAPIVILSRDSSSGTHSYFKKDVVRGGDKKSKKEYSDTSLFLPSNSAIVQETASNENAIGYVGMGYLDDTTKALGVNGIEPTVANVSSKAYPIARELFWYVPAERSQVITNIVKFALSSEGQSIVAKEGFVPAK; this is translated from the coding sequence ATGAGAAGAACTTTAATAGCAGCATTTATCGTCACAGCGGGATTACTTACAATTAATCAAGAGGCATCGGCTTTCTTTGGCTTTGGAAAGAAAAATAAAGCAGAAGTAGTGCAGGTAGTGGGATCGGATACTTGTCTAAATGTAACTCAGCATATAACAGAGTCTTATATGAAGGGTCACAAGGATGCAAGGATTGCAGTAACTGGTGGAGGATCAGGAGTAGGTATCGCAGCTGCAATAAACGGAACTACTGATATCGCTATGGCATCAAGATCAGCTAAATCATCTGAAATGGAAAAAGCAGAAGCAAACGGTAAAAAACTTGAAGAAGTGGTATTTGGATGGGATGGAATCGGAGTTATCGTAAACAAGAACAACCCAATCAATGCTCTCTCTAAAGAGGTAATAGGAAAGATATTTGAAGGGAAGATCACAAACTGGAAAGAAGTGGGAGGGAAAGATGCACCAATCGTAATTCTTTCTAGAGATTCATCTTCTGGAACTCATTCATACTTTAAGAAGGATGTTGTAAGAGGCGGAGACAAGAAGTCTAAGAAAGAGTATTCAGATACATCATTATTCCTACCTTCAAACTCGGCAATCGTTCAAGAAACAGCTAGCAACGAAAATGCAATAGGTTATGTGGGAATGGGATACTTAGACGATACTACAAAGGCACTAGGAGTAAACGGAATAGAGCCTACTGTTGCAAATGTATCAAGTAAAGCTTATCCAATTGCAAGAGAACTTTTCTGGTATGTACCTGCTGAAAGATCTCAGGTTATTACAAATATCGTTAAATTCGCTCTATCTTCTGAAGGACAGTCAATAGTTGCCAAAGAGGGATTTGTACCTGCCAAATAG
- the pstA gene encoding phosphate ABC transporter permease PstA — protein sequence MSILKGNGKKIIETTIKVIGICSILPVLGIFAYIIFKGVPAITWSFITEGPKNGMREGGIFPVIVGSILLTIGTIIAAVPFGILTGIYLVEYSNDNWLRRIINLTIVNLAGIPSIVYGLFGMAFFVMALGMGRSLMAGSLTLGIMSLPVIITATRESLLAIPKSMREASLALGATRWETTWKIVLPAALPGILTGIILSVSRAAGETAPIMFTAAAFYLPFLPESLSDQVMALPYHLYVISTQVPDMPESNMMGTLFVLVFITVGFNLLGAYIRNKFRKFR from the coding sequence ATGAGTATATTAAAGGGTAACGGGAAAAAGATAATAGAAACCACAATAAAAGTAATAGGAATATGTTCCATCCTTCCTGTATTGGGTATATTTGCATATATTATCTTTAAGGGAGTACCAGCAATAACTTGGTCCTTTATTACTGAGGGACCAAAGAACGGAATGAGGGAGGGAGGAATATTTCCAGTAATAGTAGGGAGTATACTTCTTACCATAGGAACTATAATAGCAGCAGTACCATTTGGAATCCTTACTGGGATATATCTGGTAGAATATTCAAATGATAACTGGTTAAGAAGAATAATCAATCTGACCATAGTAAACCTCGCAGGGATACCAAGTATAGTATACGGTCTATTTGGAATGGCTTTCTTTGTAATGGCCCTTGGAATGGGAAGATCCCTTATGGCCGGGTCTCTTACTCTGGGAATAATGAGTCTTCCAGTTATAATCACAGCAACTAGAGAATCTCTCCTTGCCATACCTAAAAGTATGAGAGAGGCATCTCTGGCTCTAGGGGCTACCAGGTGGGAAACGACGTGGAAAATAGTGCTACCAGCAGCACTTCCTGGAATTCTTACAGGAATAATATTAAGTGTTTCAAGAGCGGCAGGAGAGACGGCACCTATTATGTTTACGGCAGCAGCATTTTATCTGCCATTCCTGCCAGAGTCCCTAAGTGATCAGGTAATGGCACTACCGTATCATCTCTATGTAATATCTACCCAGGTACCAGACATGCCAGAGTCAAATATGATGGGGACACTGTTTGTACTGGTGTTTATTACGGTGGGGTTCAACCTTTTGGGAGCATATATAAGAAATAAATTCAGAAAATTCAGATAA
- a CDS encoding phosphate ABC transporter substrate-binding protein, giving the protein MLKKTLLGLSLLILVACGQDKVKSEVVQITGSDTCLNVTQQLSEAYMESHEDARIAVTGGGSGVGIAAAINGTTDIAMASRNAKEKELKSAEEAGRLLEEVVFGWDGLSVITHPSNPVNVLSKEVIGKIFSGEITNWKEVGGKDAKIILLSRDSSSGTHVYFKEDVVRGGDKKSNKEYAEETLFLPSNTAIVQEAATNENSIGYVGMAYMDETVKAISVNGVEPTVENVASKQYPIARELFWYVPAERSQVISNIVEFVLSPEGQAIVADEGFVPAK; this is encoded by the coding sequence ATGTTAAAGAAGACGCTTTTAGGATTATCGTTATTAATATTAGTAGCATGTGGACAAGACAAGGTAAAATCAGAGGTTGTGCAGATAACAGGATCTGACACCTGCCTAAATGTAACCCAGCAGTTGTCAGAGGCCTACATGGAAAGCCATGAAGATGCTAGGATTGCAGTAACTGGTGGAGGATCAGGAGTGGGAATAGCTGCGGCGATCAATGGAACTACTGATATTGCCATGGCTTCTAGAAATGCAAAAGAAAAAGAGTTAAAAAGTGCAGAAGAAGCCGGAAGACTACTTGAAGAGGTTGTATTTGGATGGGATGGACTTTCTGTAATTACTCACCCTAGCAACCCTGTAAATGTTCTTTCTAAAGAGGTTATCGGTAAGATATTCTCTGGAGAGATCACAAACTGGAAAGAGGTAGGAGGAAAAGATGCTAAGATAATACTTCTATCAAGAGACTCGTCTTCTGGAACTCACGTTTATTTCAAGGAAGATGTAGTAAGAGGCGGAGACAAGAAATCTAATAAAGAGTATGCAGAGGAAACTCTTTTTCTACCGTCAAACACAGCCATTGTACAGGAAGCTGCGACAAATGAAAATTCTATAGGATATGTAGGAATGGCTTATATGGATGAAACTGTAAAGGCTATATCTGTAAATGGTGTAGAGCCAACAGTAGAGAACGTAGCAAGCAAGCAATATCCAATCGCGAGAGAACTTTTCTGGTATGTGCCAGCTGAGAGATCCCAGGTTATATCAAATATAGTAGAGTTTGTTCTTTCACCAGAGGGACAAGCTATCGTAGCTGATGAGGGATTTGTTCCTGCAAAATAA